A window of Variovorax sp. HW608 genomic DNA:
GGCCCAGGAGGAGATCTTCGGCCCGGTCGTGGCCGCGATCCGCTTCACTGATGAAGCTGAGGCCGTCGCGCTCGCTAACGACGTCGACTTCGGCCTTGCGGCAGCGGTATGGACGCGCGACTCCGCCCTGGCCCAACGCATGGCGCGCCGGCTGCGCGCCGGAACGGTGTGGGTCAATACCTACCGCATGGTTCACCACACGATGCCGTTCGGCGGGTTCAAGCAGAGCGGTCTGGGCCGTGAACTCGGCCCGCACGCGCTTGACGAATACACCGAAACCAAGTCGATCTGGATCGACTTGGGCAACCGGCAAACCTTCGGCCGCCGTTGAGCGGCCGCGAATCGCGACAAAGGAGACCAGCATGAGCGCCGCAGCCGCCGTACAGATTCCCAACCTGGCCAACCAGGAAACCTTCGTGGCCGGCGTGCCTCACGAAGCCTTCGATGCCATTCGTGCCATGTCGGGCCTCTATTGGCAACCGGTTGAGCGCGGCACGCTCAACGGCGGCTTCTGGGCCGTGACGCGGGCCAAGGACATCGCTGCGGTGGAAAGTGATCCCGCGACGTTCACGTCCAACCATGGCCCCTACTTTCCACTTCCGGGGAAGAACCCCGAGAACATCCTCTGGAATGACCCTCCCAAGCACGGGGAACTCCGCCGGGGGGTGGCGAAGACTTTCGGCCCCCGGGTGGTCGCGAATTTCGACGGCTGGGTGCGGCCGATCGTGATCGAGGCGTTGGATGCCTACGTCGCCAAGGGCGGTGGCGATTTTGTGCCGGAGGTGGCGGCGTTGATCCCATCGCGCGTGATGGCGCGGGTGATTGGCGTGCCTCGCAACGAGGAATTGCGGGTCGTAAAGTGGACGTTCGACATCTTCGCCGCCATGCAGGTGCCGGACGGCGGCAAGACCTTCTGGGCGGTGAATAACCCAATCCGCGACTACATGTGGGAACTGCGAGCCGCGAAGCTGAGGGAGCCTGTCGATGACATGGCCACCGCGCTTGCGCAGGCGCAGGAACGTGGCGAATTGAGTGAGGCAGAGTACCGTTCCTTCACCAGCGTGCTGCTACTGGCCGGCTTCGAGACGACTCACACGGCCATGGCCCAAGCGATGCGCATGATCGTGGAAGACGAGGCGATCGCCCGGATGACCGACGAAGCAGTTGCCAACGGCACGCTCGACGCTCTCGTGGACGAGTTCCTACGCTACATCACGCCGGCCATGAACATGGCGCGCGTCGCTACGCGGGATCTGGAGTTCGCCGGCACGAAGATCCGCGAAGGGGACGTAATGCAGCTGTACTTTGTCTCGGCCAATCGTGACCCCGAGATCTTCGAGGAGCCGCATCGCTTCAATCCGTCACGCTCGCGGAAGAACCACATGGCCTTCGGCGGCGGTTGCCATGCATGCCTGGGCGCGCCTCTCGCCAAGCTGGAGCTGCGCATCCTGTTCGAGGAGATGCATCGCCGCGGTATCCGCCTGCGGCCGGACGGCGAGCCGCGCCGTGGCCGCAATACGATGATCAACCAACTGCTGTCGCTGCCGCTGGCGGTTGCCTGAGCCATGAAGACGCTGGACAACGCGGTCGTCGTCGTCACCGGAGGGGCTGCCGGCATCGGTCGCGCACTTGCGATCGAAGCAGCGGCCCGCGGAGCGGCCGTTCTCATTGGCGACGTGCAGGACGCCCAGCCCACGGTGGATGCAATCACCATCAGCGGCGGCCGGGCCGAGTGGCGGCGTTGCGACATGACGCAGTACTCGGACGTTGCCAACCTTGCGGCGTATGTCGTGAAGCGATTCGGCGGCGTCAACGTACTGTGCAACAACGCCGGTCGGGGTGTTCCAGGCGCATTGCATGCGACCGATCCCGCTATGGCCCGCCAGGTGCTCGACCTCAACGTGTTGGGACTCTTCCATGGCATCCATGCCTTTACATCGCAACTGCAGGCGGCCGCCAGTGCCGGCCGCCCAGCGTTCATCCTGAACACCGGGTCCGAGCACTCGCTGGGAGTGCCGCCTCATGTCGGACCGATGAGTGTGTATACGGCCAGCAAGTTCGCGGCCCTGGGGCTGACAGAAACAGCGGCGCGGGATCTCGCTCCACTCGGCATCAAGGTGTCGTTGCTGACTCCAGGGTGGGTGCGCACCGAGCGCGTCGCGGCCTTAATCGGTTCGTCCGTCGAGGCTGCCGCGCGGATCGAGCCCTATGCGCAGGATTCCGCGGAGGTCGCTGCCAAAGCGTTCGACGGCCTCGCAGCCGGGCATCTGATCATCGCGACGAATCCCGCAAGTCGGGAGTTCGCGATGGCTCACGCCCGTCAGTTGATGGCGGAGGTCCAGCGTCTTCCTCTGCTCGCAGGCCACCCTGAACACGAGAACACAGCGACGGAAACTAAGGGCCGCTGCCCCTTCATGCACGGCAATCCCTGATCTTGAACGGACAAGCAAATGAACAAGACCTGGCTCATTACCGGAACCAGCGGCGGCTTCGGGCGCGCGCTGGCGGAACAGCTCCTCGCCCGGGGTGACCGGGTGGCTGCCACCACGCGCAAGCTCAGCGCGCTCGGTGAGCTTGCAGTGCGATTCGGCGATCGCCTCTGGCGCAGCGAACTCGACATTACTGACAACGCGGCGATCGGATTCGTTGTCGACAAAGCCTTCGCCGACCTTGGCCGCATCGACGTGGTCGTGAGCAACGCGGGCTACGGGCTCTTTGGCGCGGCCGAGGAGGTGAGCGACGAGCAGCTGCTCCGCCAGCTCGACGTGAACCTGCTGGGCTCGATGCGGTTGGTGCGGGCGGTGTTGCCGCACCTGCGGGCGCAAGGCGGTGGGCGCATCTTGCAGGTATCCAGCGTGGGAGGGCAGGTGGCCTATCCCAGTCTGAGCGTGTACCACGCGAGCAAGTGGGGCATCGAAGGCTTCATCGAAGCGCTCATTCCCGAGGTCGCGGCCTTCGGCATCCAGGCTACGCTGGTGGAGCCGGGCGGCGCGCGCACGGATTGGGCGGGATCGAGCGCCGAGCGCGCGCAACCGCTGCCCGCCTATGAAGAGTCGACCGTGGGCGCGATGCGGCGTCGCATGGCCGCCGCCGGGTTGCAGGCCTTCCGCGGAGACCCGCAGAAGATTGCGAAGGCCATGATCGCCTGTGCCGACCAACCACAGGCGCCGCGCCGCCTAGCCCTGGGCAGCGATGCCTACGAAGCCCTGCATTCGGCCTTGTTCGCGCGCCTGACTGCGCTCGAGGAGCAGAAGGCGATCGCGCTGTCCACCGACGTAGACGTCTAGGCGAGCGCGAACATTCCCAATTAACGAGGAGACAAAATGATCATGTTCAGATTCGCGGCGTGGGCCGCGGTCTTGGCGCTGGCCGCCTATACGACGACTTTCGCGCAGAAAAAGTACGACGCCGGCGCGTCGGACACAGAGATCAGGATTG
This region includes:
- a CDS encoding SDR family oxidoreductase — encoded protein: MNKTWLITGTSGGFGRALAEQLLARGDRVAATTRKLSALGELAVRFGDRLWRSELDITDNAAIGFVVDKAFADLGRIDVVVSNAGYGLFGAAEEVSDEQLLRQLDVNLLGSMRLVRAVLPHLRAQGGGRILQVSSVGGQVAYPSLSVYHASKWGIEGFIEALIPEVAAFGIQATLVEPGGARTDWAGSSAERAQPLPAYEESTVGAMRRRMAAAGLQAFRGDPQKIAKAMIACADQPQAPRRLALGSDAYEALHSALFARLTALEEQKAIALSTDVDV
- a CDS encoding SDR family NAD(P)-dependent oxidoreductase; translation: MKTLDNAVVVVTGGAAGIGRALAIEAAARGAAVLIGDVQDAQPTVDAITISGGRAEWRRCDMTQYSDVANLAAYVVKRFGGVNVLCNNAGRGVPGALHATDPAMARQVLDLNVLGLFHGIHAFTSQLQAAASAGRPAFILNTGSEHSLGVPPHVGPMSVYTASKFAALGLTETAARDLAPLGIKVSLLTPGWVRTERVAALIGSSVEAAARIEPYAQDSAEVAAKAFDGLAAGHLIIATNPASREFAMAHARQLMAEVQRLPLLAGHPEHENTATETKGRCPFMHGNP
- a CDS encoding cytochrome P450, with amino-acid sequence MSAAAAVQIPNLANQETFVAGVPHEAFDAIRAMSGLYWQPVERGTLNGGFWAVTRAKDIAAVESDPATFTSNHGPYFPLPGKNPENILWNDPPKHGELRRGVAKTFGPRVVANFDGWVRPIVIEALDAYVAKGGGDFVPEVAALIPSRVMARVIGVPRNEELRVVKWTFDIFAAMQVPDGGKTFWAVNNPIRDYMWELRAAKLREPVDDMATALAQAQERGELSEAEYRSFTSVLLLAGFETTHTAMAQAMRMIVEDEAIARMTDEAVANGTLDALVDEFLRYITPAMNMARVATRDLEFAGTKIREGDVMQLYFVSANRDPEIFEEPHRFNPSRSRKNHMAFGGGCHACLGAPLAKLELRILFEEMHRRGIRLRPDGEPRRGRNTMINQLLSLPLAVA